One genomic window of Quercus lobata isolate SW786 chromosome 9, ValleyOak3.0 Primary Assembly, whole genome shotgun sequence includes the following:
- the LOC115958981 gene encoding cytochrome P450 82G1-like, translated as MEFCYHILTILGPFTLIVIFIALNNKSNTKRGYTKCIEIPQPSGALPIIGHLHLLGGQEPMAKILGAIADKYGPFFSLKMGIHRMLVVSSWEMVKEFLATHDKTFATRASIAVGKHLFYNNAIFALAPYGQYWRDVRKMATLELLSSHRLEKLKHVRFSEVESLIKNLHLLCTNNKVVTLSELFDHMTFNISLRIIVGKRFSTTTYGEEKSEACRFRSAIKEALYLSGVFVLSDAYPHLEWMDHRGHVSSMKRTAKELDSVLEIWLAEHLQKRQEQKSDGESDFMDVMLSSFPENVEISGHTRDTIVKATALILLLTGAGSTSTTLTWAISLLLNHPSVLKAAQEELDMHVGKDKWVEESDIKNLKYLHAIVKETLRLYPPGPLTGIREAMEDCTVGGYFVPKGTRLLVNIWKLQRDPRVWSNPSEFQPERFMTTHADIDVRGQNFEYIPFSSGRRSCPAITYGMQVVHLALARVLQGFDMTTMASEKVDMLEGPGIALPKVNPLDVVLKPRLPMESY; from the exons ATGGAGTTTTGTTATCATATCCTAACTATTTTAGGGCCTTTTACTTTGATAGTAATCTTTATTGCCTTAAACAACAAATCAAATACCAAGAGGGGTTACACCAAATGCATTGAAATCCCTCAACCCTCTGGGGCATTACCAATCATTGGCCACCTTCATCTTCTAGGAGGCCAAGAGCCAATGGCCAAAATTCTTGGAGCCATTGCCGACAAATATGGCCCATTCTTCTCACTCAAAATGGGTATCCATCGAATGTTGGTGGTGAGTAGTTGGGAGATGGTAAAGGAATTCCTAGCTACCCATGACAAAACTTTTGCTACAAGGGCCAGCATAGCAGTTGGAAAACACTTGTTTTACAACAATGCTATATTTGCACTTGCTCCTTACGGTCAATATTGGCGTGATGTGAGAAAGATGGCCACTCTTGAGCTTCTCTCGAGCCATAGGCTTGAAAAGCTCAAGCATGTTCGATTCTCAGAAGTGGAGTCTTTGATCAAAAACTTGCACTTGCTTTGTACAAACAACAAGGTGGTGACTCTTAGTGAGTTGTTCGACCACATGACCTTCAATATCAGCCTTCGGATAATTGTTGGTAAGCGATTTTCTACCACCACATATGGTGAAGAAAAGAGTGAGGCATGCCGTTTCCGAAGTGCCATAAAAGAGGCTCTTTATCTTAGTGGCGTGTTTGTGTTGTCTGATGCTTATCCACATCTTGAATGGATGGACCATAGAGGTCATGTGAGTTCCATGAAGAGGACTGCTAAGGAACTTGACTCGGTGCTTGAGATTTGGCTTGCTGAACATCTTCAGAAACGACAAGAGCAGAAGAGTGACGGTGAAAGCGATTTCATGGACGTGATGCTATCAAGCTTTCCGGAGAATGTTGAGATTTCGGGGCATACCCGCGACACTATTGTCAAGGCAACAGCACTG ATTCTCCTCCTTACAGGAGCAGGAAGCACATCTACTACACTAACATGGGCAATCTCCCTGCTTTTAAACCACCCAAGTGTGCTAAAGGCTGCCCAAGAAGAGCTAGACATGCACGTAGGGAAAgataaatgggtggaagaatcTGATATCAAGAACTTAAAATACCTCCATGCCATAGTTAAGGAAACCTTACGTTTGTATCCACCGGGTCCCCTTACAGGAATACGTGAGGCCATGGAAGATTGTACTGTTGGTGGCTATTTTGTACCAAAGGGCACTCGTTTGCTCGTTAACATATGGAAGTTGCAACGAGACCCACGTGTGTGGTCGAATCCATCTGAATTCCAACCAGAGAGATTCATGACAACTCATGCAGACATTGATGTTAGGGGTCAAAATTTTGAGTATATTCCATTCAGTTCTGGAAGAAGGTCATGCCCCGCAATCACATATGGCATGCAAGTGGTTCACTTGGCACTAGCTCGTGTGCTTCAAGGATTTGATATGACAACCATGGCAAGTGAGAAGGTGGACATGCTTGAAGGACCAGGAATTGCCTTACCTAAGGTTAACCCACTTGACGTTGTACTCAAGCCTCGCCTTCCCATGGAGAGTTATTAA
- the LOC115958901 gene encoding cytochrome P450 82G1-like, which yields MEISSHIQTIFGLFVMLAIYTILKIASKTKKAYTKRIEIPEPAGALPFIGHLHLLGSQIPAAQSLGAIADKFGSFFSLKIGFHRFIVVSSWEMAKEFLATNDRNFATRASIAAGKYMGYNNAVLALAPYGQYWRDVRKMATLELLSSHRLEKLKHVRFSEAESLIKDSHLLCTNNEVVTISKLFEHMTFNISLRMIVGKRFSATTYSEKRSEACRFQSAIKDALYLAGVFVLSDAIPYLEWMDYQGHIGFMKRTAKELDSVLEIWLNEHLQKQLEQKSDGESDFMDVMLSSFAEDAEISGHTRDTIIKANALILILTGAGSTATTLTWALSLLLNHPSVLKAAQEELDMHVGKDKWVEESDIQNLKYLQAIVKETLRLYPPGPLTGVREAMEDCTVGGYFVPKGTRLLINIWKLQRDPRVWSNPSEFQPERFLTTHADIDVRGQNFEYIPFSSGRRSCPAITFGLQVVHLALARLLQGFDITPMVGVKVDMREGPGIALPKVDPLDVILKPRLSMEHY from the exons ATGGAGATTTCTTCTCATATCCAAACcatttttgggctttttgttaTGCTAGCAATCTATACTATCCTAAAAATTGCATCAAAGACCAAGAAGGCTTACACCAAACGCATTGAAATCCCTGAACCAGCTGGGGCATTGCCCTTCATAGGCCACCTCCATCTTCTAGGAAGCCAAATCCCAGCTGCCCAATCTCTTGGAGCCATTGCTGATAAATTTGGCTCATTCTTCTCGCTCAAGATCGGTTTCCACCGATTCATAGTAGTGAGTAGTTGGGAAATGGCAAAGGAATTCTTAGCCACCAATGATAGAAATTTTGCTACAAGGGCAAGCATAGCAGCTGGGAAATACATGGGTTACAACAATGCTGTTTTAGCTCTTGCTCCTTATGGTCAATATTGGCGTGATGTAAGAAAGATGGCCACTCTTGAGCTTCTCTCAAGCCATAGGCTTGAAAAGCTCAAGCATGTAAGATTCTCAGAAGCGGAGTCTTTGATTAAAGACTCGCACTTGCTTTGTACAAATAACGAGGTGGTGACTATTAGTAAGTTGTTTGAGCACATGACCTTCAATATCAGCCTCAGGATGATTGTCGGTAAGCGATTTTCAGCAACCACATATAGTGAAAAAAGGAGTGAGGCATGTCGTTTTCAAAGTGCCATCAAGGATGCTCTATATCTTGCTGGCGTGTTTGTCTTGTCTGATGCTATTCCATATCTTGAATGGATGGACTACCAAGGGCATATAGGTTTCATGAAGAGAACAGCTAAGGAACTTGACTCGGTGCTTGAGATTTGGCTTAATGAACATCTCCAGAAACAATTAGAGCAGAAGAGTGATGGTGAAAGCGATTTCATGGACGTGATGCTATCGAGCTTTGCAGAGGATGCTGAGATTTCTGGGCATACACGCGATACCATCATCAAGGCAAATGCACTG ATTCTCATCCTTACCGGAGCAGGAAGCACAGCTACTACACTAACATGGGCACTCTCCCTACTTTTGAACCACCCAAGTGTGCTAAAGGCTGCCCAAGAAGAGTTAGACATGCATGTAGGGAAAgataaatgggtggaagaatcAGATATCCAAAACTTAAAATACCTCCAAGCCATTGTTAAGGAAACCTTACGTCTGTACCCACCAGGTCCCCTTACAGGGGTACGTGAGGCCATGGAAGATTGTACTGTTGGTGGCTATTTTGTTCCAAAGGGCACTCGTTTGCTCATTAATATATGGAAGTTGCAACGAGACCCACGTGTGTGGTCGAACCCATCTGAATTCCAACCAGAGAGGTTTTTGACAACTCATGCAGACATTGATGTTCGGGGTCAAAATTTTGAGTATATTCCATTCAGTTCTGGTAGAAGGTCATGCCCTGCAATCACATTTGGCTTGCAAGTGGTTCACTTGGCACTAGCTCGTTTGCTTCAAGGATTTGATATCACACCCATGGTAGGTGTGAAGGTGGATATGCGTGAAGGACCAGGAATTGCTTTACCTAAGGTCGATCCATTGGATGTTATACTCAAGCCTCGGCTTTCGATGGAGCACTATTAA